The following nucleotide sequence is from Ktedonobacterales bacterium.
AGCAGGAGCTAAAAGCTGTGTTGAAGGGGCGAAAAACGGCCCCTGAGATTCTCAATTACCATCGCACAGCCCAGAGCCTCTACGACCTGGCTTCACAATACTATTACGAGGGTGAACTGCGACTAGATATGTCGTTGGTACGGCATATCCACAGCGAGCTATTCCGCAATTTGAGTGAAGAGAGGGGCAGCTTTCGCAGGAAAAGCATCCAGATTCACGGCGCTAAAGTACGTCCCCCGGAATTTGATGTCAATGAATATATGCGCGCCTGGCTCCGGCTGAGCCTGGACTTACTGGAAAGCTTACCTATTCTTTCTGCGCTGGCACGCATTCACACCTTGTTCGAGAGCATTCACCCGTTTGAGGATGGCAACGGCAGGGCTGGACGCATTATTCTGAATTACCTGGCGGTAAGCAATGGCTATCTCCCCATCATTATTAAAGGTTTCCAAAAAGAGGAGCGGGGTCGTTATTACCGCACCCTTGAAAGTGCTGATCAAGGGTTCCACCAGGGTTTTCCTGAGCCTCAGCCTGAAGCATTGAGGAAGCGGCTAGAAAAAGGGGACTTTGGGCCACTAGAAGCACTGCTCTGCGAGAGTCTTTCACCCTGGTTGGATAAGATGATCATCACCAATCTGGAACATCGAGAGCCACTCATGGAGTTCAAGGAGCTTGCCCCCAGGCTGAACGTGCAGGAGAGTACGCTGCGCCAGTGGGTGCATCGGGGCAAACTGATCGCGGTCAGGCGCGGGAAGAAGCTCTACAGCCACCCCCGGCTGTTTCTGGAGTGAACGCCTGGCTCAATGGGCGGCAAGAATCGCATAGATGGCGAAAAGCGACCCCAGGATCAGCAGGGCAAAAACCAGCGTGAGAAACATTTTGGGTACGCCATCGGTGCGCAATTTTCTGGAACGGGTCGAAGGATAGGCGCCGGTATGCCCGCTGGTCGCCATGCGTGGGAACGCGCCCGTCGCGCGTGGGATGCCGCCAGAAGTCGTTGGGCGTGGGCCGTTGTCCTGGGCGAGCGGGCCAGAGGGGCGCGGCCCCTGCGCCTGGGCGGGGCGTCGGTTCAGGCGCATCTCTTCGCCAGCGCACCAGCGCACAGCCCGGCAGTTGGGGCAGCGGGGAAAGAGTTCATACGGCTGACAGAGATGGAAATCGCCATAGTATCGTTCGCCGATCCTGACGCGATCATAGCGGCGAATCTGCTGGCTCTCGAACACGGCGGTGCATTCCTGGCAGCGCAGCAGCAGATATTCGGTCCAGTCGGGGGCCGTACACCTGGGGCAGCGATCAGTGCTGGTCCGGCGTTGGTCAGGCGGCACAACCCAGATATGGCCGCAGCGGTGACAGACACAGCGGCGTCCTCCGGGCGCGCCATCGGCGCGGGGGAGGCGCTGCGGCATATCCGCGCCCAGCAGCCGACCATCCTCGCGTAACCGGGCGGCCTGCTGCATCGTCAGGTTATAGACAAATCCCCCCAGGGCGATGACAGCCCCCACGCCTGCATCGAGGCGCGGAAAGGTGACAGGTACCTTCGTTTCCGTCGGTTGGGAAGTGGTCTCGGCTTCTGCTGCGGTGGTTGGCGGCTTCTCGCCGGAAGTCTCGGCTTTGTCGGGGGTTGGGATGCGCCCACTGGAGGTGGTAAAGCCCCGCCCATTAGCGGAGCGATAGAACGTCAGCGGTTCCTCATCATCCCAGACGGCCCGGCGACTGATGCCATGCGCCAGATCATAGGTCTTGCGCTTGCTGGGATTGGTCAGCGTCTTATAGGCTGTTAAGAGCAGACGCATGCGCTCTTCAGCATCTGATCCAGAATACACATCTGGATGGTACTTTAGGGCCATGCGCTTAAAGGCCGCCTTGATTTCTGTGGCATTCGCGCCTGGCTCCACGCCCAGAAGCCCGTAATAATCTGTTATCTCATCCATCATGCGTGCGAGAAGCCCTCAACGCCCGCGGGCGATGTCCGGCGCCCTGGCAGGCACACCATCGGGCGAACCAGTCATCCTTGCGGCGCTCACTCGTTTTCTGAAGTATACACCACAATCACGAGTCGGACAAGAGCTATACTCAGCAGACAACTGCTGGCATAGCTTGTGCGGAACCCCCACAGGCAGCGCCTGTGGCGCCTGCTTTACACTCTTAATGTGAACAACAAGATAGGATTATTATACGACGCCATGCTACAGTAAAGATAGGGAAGTGACACCTGCGCTTTCAAGGGATACATGGAGGCTCAAGCAACCATCAGGTGTCGTTACCCGCGTACCAGTCAATCCGTTATAGAGACTATGGAACGGCAGCCATCCAATGACGCCGTTCTCGAAAAGAGGCCCGTCGAGGGCGCGGAATGAAAGAACCATGTTAACACTACCTATCTCTTCATCTTCACTCCTATCTGGTATTCTTTTTGGCATGCTTTTTGCCTGGTTTCTCGCGGCGGCAGCGATGACCTTCAGGGCAGGGATGAAAGGGACGCGCACTATCATCGTGGCGCCAGAGAAAGTTCAGGCCGTTCCTGTAAAAGAAGCGCCGCCGGATCAGGTGATCTCCTCTGCGGTGGCCCGCGCGCCAGCCGTAGAGGAAACGCCGAAGCCGCCGACTGAAGGATCAGCGCCGGTCCCCCTGAGCCGGGGGGCGATACGTCGGCCCGGAGACTGATTCGTCGCAGCGAGCGCAGAGAGCAGATACGATTTTCTGAAGTCATCACTCGTTGCGGGGCGCAAACAAACGCGCCCCGCCTTCTCTTTTTTTGTGCGGACTCATCCTCAAGATACATGGCTGTGAAGGAGTGTAGTATGGCTCGTCCTGTAATCGGCATTCCCTGCTATGCAGGCAAACGCGCGGGCGCCCTGCGTCCGCTCTATGGAAACAACCGCGCCTATACCAAGGCCGTCGAAATGGCTGGCGGCACGCCCGTCTTAATCCCCCATTTCGATGATCTGGCCGACCTGGAGCCGCTTTGCGCGCGGCTGGATGGTCTGCTGCTCCCCGGCGGTGTTGACGTTCATCCGCGCGCCTACGATGAAGAGCCGCATACCCTGCTGGGCGCGGTGGACCTGAACGAAGATCGGCTCGAACTGGCGCTCGCCAATTATTTTCTGGAGATGGACCTGCCGATCCTGGGCATTTGCCGAGGCATGCAACTGCTCAACGTCGTGGCGCGCGGCACGCTCTATCAAGATATTCACGCCCAGCGTCCCAACAGCCTCAAGCACGCCTGGACCGGCAAGCCCCGGACATATCGCGCGCATAGCATCACCATCGCGCCTGGCACGCGCCTGGCAGACCTGCTGGGTACGGAACCGCTGATGGTCAACAGCTTCCATCACCAGGGCATCAAGACCCTGGGGCGCAACGCGATTCCCTCGGCAACGGCTCCCGATGACTTGATTGAAGGCATCGAGTTCCCCAACCATCGCTTTGTTGTGGCGATCCAATGCCATCCCGAAGAACTGGCCGTTGCCGGGGACGAGCGCGTGCTGCGACTCTTCCAGGGCTTTGTCCAGGCGGCCACACGCCCAACCCCTGCCACCTACCGCGTAGCAAGTTAAGCTGCCAATTGTTCTCAGGACAGACAGAGGCCGTCGGCATGTACCGACGGCCTCTGTTCTGGCGCAAGAGCGGTCCCTACGCGCCTTGCCGCTCCTGATATGTCTCCAGCATTTTGTCGAGGAACGCGCCATCTTCCTTGCCAAAGAACGGGGGATAAGGCGTTTGCCCGCGCAGGTTGGCCGAAGTCATCTTTTTCACGCCCTCCAGCACATCCGTGTCACCGCGTGTGAACTGCTGAATCATGCCCATCCATTGCCCGGCGAGCGCCTGCGCCTCGGAACCGGCAGGGTCTTGACTGCTTGCCACCAGGCGCTTCAACTCTGCAATGAGCGCGGCCCACTGCTGGTTGGCGCGTTCCTGGTCGGCTTCCGTCCAGTTCTTGCCCCACTCGGCCAGCTTCTGCCGCGCTTCCTCGCTATACGATTGTTTGCTCAATTCCTCCATCTGTTTCAGTTGTTCGTCGGTAAAGTACTTCTTACGCCAATCGTTGGTCTGTTCCATGTGCATGACCTGAATCACATGAATGATCGCTTCCCAGTCATGGCCGTTGCCTTGCAGCAGGGGTTCTGTCTCTGAAATCGCCTGGATGACGCTCTCAAGCCGCGCGCGCTTTTCCTGCATCATCGCCTTTTGCAAGGCCAGCGTCTCTTTCAGCGAAGTTGGCCCCACCTGCAAGCAGTATTTAATCTCCTCCAGCGCGAAGCCCAGAAACTTCAGGGCCAGAATCTGTTGGAGGCGAAAGAAATCCGCGTCGGTATACAGGCGATAGCCAGCCTCCGTGTGCGCGGATGGCTGGAGCAGGCCCAGCCGGTCATAAAAGCGCAGCGCGCGCACCGAAACAGCGGCTTTCTTCGCAAACTGGCCGCTCTGGTAAAAACGCTGATTCAGGGTCTTCCTCCTTTCTGGAGGAAGTATAAATGGTGACGTAACGTCAGGGTCAAGGCTTTTCCAAGGGGACTCGCTAGAGGAATACATCAGCATGCACGCCGAACCGCCGCGCCAGGTTTTTTGCAATCTCCTTGCTGATAGATCGCTTACCGCCGAGAATATCTGAGATTCTGTTCTGTGGCGCGCACTCAGCCAGGTCTTCCTGCTTCAATCCATGCTGCTCCATCAGGAAGCGCAGCACCTCGCGCGGCTCTGCTTCAGGGATCAGGATATGTTCTTCCTCGTAGGCTTCCACCTGATCGGCAAAGTAGTCAAGCACATCAGCAAGCGGGTGTTCCTCGTTTTCTGCCACCTCATCCAGCAGCGTATCAATCAGCGCGCGTGCCTGCTGGTAGTCCTCTTCAGTACGAACCGAAGTGACCCCAACGAGTTCACGAAACGCCCCCCATGCCTCAACAATGGCCTGGGGCGCTGGTAGTTCTTTGTGTGTGTATCCCATCAGGTTTTCCTTAATATACCAAAATGGTCGCTCACCAGACAAGAAGCGGGATCGGTTGTTCCGATCCCGCTTCTTGTCTGGTGAGCGACCAGGGACTCGAACCCTGAACCCGCTGATTAAGAGTCAGCTGCTCTGCCAATTGAGCTAGTCGCCCTGGCGTCAACGCACATAAGTATAGCATAGTGGCAGCGCAGCCGTCAAGGCTTCCTGGCACACGCTTGCTAGCTCTCGAACCACCAGCGCGAGCGATCTGCGGCGAGCGCCAGCGCGCCAGTAGTGGCAACGCTCAGCGTGCGAATAGCCCCAGGCGGCGCGGGCGCAGGTGGGCCGGTGCTGCGCGTGGAGGCTGAGGTCGGCGTGACGACGAGCAGCGTCGGCTGGGCTATTAAGAGCAGTTCGGCCAGCACCGGCTGTCCGGCTGGCGCGGCGTTGGCAGGCAGCGCGATCTGCGCCACGTCGGCGCGCAGGCCAGCGCCATTGGTCATCAGCGCCCCCAGGGTTGTTTCGGTGGTCTCGCCCAGGAAGAGGACGCGCAGACCAGGGCTGGTGAGCCGCAAGATCAGGGCGTTGGCGTCTTCGTCCGGCTCGTCCTCTGACAGCACCGGGCCGGGCGAAAGCGCCTGCAAGATAACCCCCGGTTCAATCTGAATGGTCGCTCCCTGGCGAATCTGCCGGTAGGGGATGCCACGCTGCGCAAGCTGGGCGCGCCAGGAAGCATACGCCGCGCTGGGGTGGAGCATCCCCGCGTCTGCCGCTTGATTGATGTGATAATGCCCCAGCGCATCGAGCAGCCCCAGCAAATGGCCGTCGCGCGGATTCGTCAGCAGCGCCAGGTCAATCGTGCGCTGCCAGAAAGGCAGCCGCTGGCCCAGCGCCTCTTCGAGCGCCGCCGGATGATCGCCGCCATCCAGCAGAACCGTATGCCCGGCAGGCGTCTGAATGAGCATCGCCTGACCGCCCGGCCCGACATCCAGCCAGGTGATATGCAGCCGACCATCGGGAAGCGTAGCAAGCGTCGTCACGCTTGCAGCGGCAATGAGAAAGGCGGCTGCGGCTAATCGCCAGCGCGCCTGAACTCGCCGTCTGTGGCCCTGCTGCGCTCTGGTCAGGAAAGGCTTCTCGATAGGTCTGGTGGTTTTGGGCCGGGTAAGGAGCCAGGCGATCACCATCCCCAGGCCAATCTCATACAGCCAGGCCATCTGAATATCCAGCGGCCCAACCGAGAGGCTGGAGAAAGGCAGCGCCGCTGATTGCGCGATGATCTGATAGACCAGCCAGAGCAGCGGCCAGCCCAGCCAGCCGACCGCCGCTCCGACTATAGGAACAACCAGCCCCGGCAGCCCGATCAGCGCGCCCATCACCAGCAAGATCCCTAACAGCGGCACAGCGAGCAGATTCGTGAACGGCGCTACAAGAGAAAGCTGGCCGAAGTTGATCACCTGGATGGGCAGGGTGGCAAGCTGCGCCGCCAGCGTCACGGCAAGCAAGCTCGCGCTCATTCTGCCAGCGGGGACACGGCCCAGGAAACGCCCCAGCCACGCCGCCAGAAACGGCGTGATCAAGACGATACCCAGCGTCCCCAGCAATGAAAGCTGAAAGCCCACGTCCCAGAGCACATAGGGCGACCAGGCGCTCATCAGCAGCGCCGCAAAGGCGAGCGACGTATACAGGTTGTAGGAGCGCCCGGCGCGCGGGGCGATGACCAGCAGCGCGCCCATGATGCCCGCGCGGATCGCCGCTGGACCCGCGCCGCTCAGCACGACATACGCGCAGATACCCGCCAGCAGCGGCACAATGGCCCAGCGACGGCCCAACAGCCGCGTGGCAAAAGCCGCCAGCAGGCCGCTCAGCACCGTCACCTTGAATCCCGATGTCACGATCAGGTGAACGGTCCCCGACTGCTGGTAGAGCGCGTACTGCGAGCGCAGCACGCTCGTCTTTAATCCCAGCAGAATGCCGATCAAGAGCGAGGCTTCGGGTTCGGGCAGCGATTGACTGATGGCCTGGGCAAGCCGCTGGCGCAGGCGAAAGAGCCAGGCCAGCGCCGGATTCCCGCCGCCGCGCTCCAGAATGCGCAGGCGCGGAAACGTCATCGCCGCAAAGATGCCTGCTGGCGCTGTCACTGCATGGGGAGGCTGCGCGGCTTCAGTGGAAGACGACGCGCCAGAAATGGGAGCAGCGGCGGGAGCGCCGACCACTGGCTCCAGTTCCCCTTGCAATTCAACGCTGTCGCCGTATTCCGGGGCGTAGGGGCCATTCGCGCCGAGCGCGATCACCGCCACCGAGCCATGCACATCTCGCCAGGTATGCCCATCATCCAGGCTCAGGCTGCTGGCATCCACTTCCAGCAGCGTGCTGCGCTCGCGCAGAGCAGGTTCCGCCCCAATCTCGCCGCGAATGACCACCGGGCCGCGCCCAATGAAAACGCTCACAGCAGCGGCATCGCCTACAGGGCTGGCAAGCGTGAGCCGCGCCGCGCCTAGCGCCAGGCACGCCAGCAGCAGCAGGCTCAGAGTCAGCCAGCGAGCAAGAGGCGCCGGACGACCGAACCGGCGCATCAGGACCGCCAGCAGGCCAGCAGCCCCGGACAGCACGAGCAGCGGCCAGAGCGGCAGAGCCGCCAGGCTTGCCAGGAGGATGCCAGCAAGCCAGGCAGCCACCAGCGCCACTAACAGCAAGCCGCGCAAATCGGGCAAGGCCGCCATCGAGGGCGGCTGGCTGGCAGACAAAGATGGCTGCACCGGGACGATCAGGCGCTTCGGCGGGCGATTCTGGTCATTCAACATTAGTGTTGCCCGCCGCTTAGACGGTGATAAAGTCTTTGATTTTGTCGAACGTTGTGCGGCTCATCACGTTGAGCAGTTGGGTGATGGTCGTATAAGGGCCGTGCGCGTCACGATAGTCAACAATCTTCTTCGCTGTCGTCAAACTGATCGGCAGCAGGGCGTCCATATCCTCAGCAGTAGCTGTATTGATATTGACCTTGCCGGGGCCGCCATCGGCGAGGCCAGAGGGAAACGACTGGCCCACGCGAGGCACAAAGACCTCTTCGCCATCAGCCACATACGCCGCCTGGTTGATACGAGCCAGGTCAGCGTCTTTCGTTAGCCCGCCTGCCGCTGCGATGAGCTTATACACGCGATCACCGCTGCGCAGCACATACACGCCCGGATGCGCCACCGCGCCCACGATATACGCCTGAATCTCGTCAGATTGCGCAATCGTCGGCTGAGCAGCAGAAGCGTCCGGCAGGCGGATGACCACCACCAGCGCGGCAACCAGGCCCAGGAGCAAGAGCGGCGCTGCGATGCGCGCCAGCCTTCGCTGGCGCTCTGCCCGCCGATAGCGCCTTGAGCGCGCCAGGGGTCGCTTCGCGGCGGGGGCATCATCGAAGAACGGGGGATCAGCCGGAACAACCCTCATCGGCGCGGATGCAGCAACCGTCTCCGGCTCCTCCACATCCTCCAAACGGGAAGGCGGCGCGCCATCGGGATCGCCCGGCCACCAGGACCAATCATAGTCAGAAGGTATGTGCTTGCCCATGCCAGTAACCACCCCCAGCATCAATTTTACGCCCGATTGTAAGCAGAAAGCTGGCGAGTGTCAAGGGTTGAAGGGAGCTATCAGGAAGGATGGGCTGATGAGAGGTATAGGGTTGGTTTTTCTCAGCCGAACAAGGAACTGCTGAAAGCACCTATTGCTGCCGGTAGCCCGATATGCGCATAATAAGGGCAGGCGAGAATAGAAAGGAGCCTTTATGTCCAGGCCAGAGATTATCTCAGACCCGGAAATCATGCTCGGAAAACCTATGATTGCCGGAACACGCATCACCGTTGAGTTTATTCTTGAGCAGCTTGCCGCAGGTGAGACTATCGAGCAGATTATGGATGGGTATGAACTCACCCGCGAACAAATCCAGGCGGCCCTCCTCTTCGCCGCTGAGTTGGCGCGCATTGACACCATTCACCCCATCGAGCCAGCTTCAGTATGATAGAAGAGCTTGAGGAATGAGCGGATTACTCGCGCAGCGCCTCAACCAACTCTCGCAGGAAAAGCTCAGCATCCGTCACCAGACCGGCGGCCTGGGTCGTACCACGATCAGCCACTTTGATGACAACCGCCGGATTGATGTCTACCATCACGGTCTTGACTGTGGCAGGCAGGATATTGCCGGTGGCGATGGCGTGCAGCATCGAGGCGACCATGATCGCCATCTCGACGCCCTCGATAGCCCGGCGCATCTCGCGCTGCGCGGCGACCATATCGGTGATGACGCCTGGCATCGGCCCATCGTCGCGGATGGAGCCAGCCAGCACCAGATTGACGCCATGCCGCAGCGCCTCG
It contains:
- a CDS encoding Fic family protein, with amino-acid sequence MSKDSITNCDNLPQRKTLFMALGGLPETAVKNSEWLYMLAEETRQSLSIEGYFATEQELKAVLKGRKTAPEILNYHRTAQSLYDLASQYYYEGELRLDMSLVRHIHSELFRNLSEERGSFRRKSIQIHGAKVRPPEFDVNEYMRAWLRLSLDLLESLPILSALARIHTLFESIHPFEDGNGRAGRIILNYLAVSNGYLPIIIKGFQKEERGRYYRTLESADQGFHQGFPEPQPEALRKRLEKGDFGPLEALLCESLSPWLDKMIITNLEHREPLMEFKELAPRLNVQESTLRQWVHRGKLIAVRRGKKLYSHPRLFLE
- a CDS encoding J domain-containing protein, with amino-acid sequence MMDEITDYYGLLGVEPGANATEIKAAFKRMALKYHPDVYSGSDAEERMRLLLTAYKTLTNPSKRKTYDLAHGISRRAVWDDEEPLTFYRSANGRGFTTSSGRIPTPDKAETSGEKPPTTAAEAETTSQPTETKVPVTFPRLDAGVGAVIALGGFVYNLTMQQAARLREDGRLLGADMPQRLPRADGAPGGRRCVCHRCGHIWVVPPDQRRTSTDRCPRCTAPDWTEYLLLRCQECTAVFESQQIRRYDRVRIGERYYGDFHLCQPYELFPRCPNCRAVRWCAGEEMRLNRRPAQAQGPRPSGPLAQDNGPRPTTSGGIPRATGAFPRMATSGHTGAYPSTRSRKLRTDGVPKMFLTLVFALLILGSLFAIYAILAAH
- a CDS encoding gamma-glutamyl-gamma-aminobutyrate hydrolase family protein; this encodes MARPVIGIPCYAGKRAGALRPLYGNNRAYTKAVEMAGGTPVLIPHFDDLADLEPLCARLDGLLLPGGVDVHPRAYDEEPHTLLGAVDLNEDRLELALANYFLEMDLPILGICRGMQLLNVVARGTLYQDIHAQRPNSLKHAWTGKPRTYRAHSITIAPGTRLADLLGTEPLMVNSFHHQGIKTLGRNAIPSATAPDDLIEGIEFPNHRFVVAIQCHPEELAVAGDERVLRLFQGFVQAATRPTPATYRVAS
- a CDS encoding MerR family transcriptional regulator, whose translation is MLMYSSSESPWKSLDPDVTSPFILPPERRKTLNQRFYQSGQFAKKAAVSVRALRFYDRLGLLQPSAHTEAGYRLYTDADFFRLQQILALKFLGFALEEIKYCLQVGPTSLKETLALQKAMMQEKRARLESVIQAISETEPLLQGNGHDWEAIIHVIQVMHMEQTNDWRKKYFTDEQLKQMEELSKQSYSEEARQKLAEWGKNWTEADQERANQQWAALIAELKRLVASSQDPAGSEAQALAGQWMGMIQQFTRGDTDVLEGVKKMTSANLRGQTPYPPFFGKEDGAFLDKMLETYQERQGA
- a CDS encoding helix-turn-helix domain-containing protein — its product is MGYTHKELPAPQAIVEAWGAFRELVGVTSVRTEEDYQQARALIDTLLDEVAENEEHPLADVLDYFADQVEAYEEEHILIPEAEPREVLRFLMEQHGLKQEDLAECAPQNRISDILGGKRSISKEIAKNLARRFGVHADVFL
- a CDS encoding ComEC/Rec2 family competence protein, which translates into the protein MLNDQNRPPKRLIVPVQPSLSASQPPSMAALPDLRGLLLVALVAAWLAGILLASLAALPLWPLLVLSGAAGLLAVLMRRFGRPAPLARWLTLSLLLLACLALGAARLTLASPVGDAAAVSVFIGRGPVVIRGEIGAEPALRERSTLLEVDASSLSLDDGHTWRDVHGSVAVIALGANGPYAPEYGDSVELQGELEPVVGAPAAAPISGASSSTEAAQPPHAVTAPAGIFAAMTFPRLRILERGGGNPALAWLFRLRQRLAQAISQSLPEPEASLLIGILLGLKTSVLRSQYALYQQSGTVHLIVTSGFKVTVLSGLLAAFATRLLGRRWAIVPLLAGICAYVVLSGAGPAAIRAGIMGALLVIAPRAGRSYNLYTSLAFAALLMSAWSPYVLWDVGFQLSLLGTLGIVLITPFLAAWLGRFLGRVPAGRMSASLLAVTLAAQLATLPIQVINFGQLSLVAPFTNLLAVPLLGILLVMGALIGLPGLVVPIVGAAVGWLGWPLLWLVYQIIAQSAALPFSSLSVGPLDIQMAWLYEIGLGMVIAWLLTRPKTTRPIEKPFLTRAQQGHRRRVQARWRLAAAAFLIAAASVTTLATLPDGRLHITWLDVGPGGQAMLIQTPAGHTVLLDGGDHPAALEEALGQRLPFWQRTIDLALLTNPRDGHLLGLLDALGHYHINQAADAGMLHPSAAYASWRAQLAQRGIPYRQIRQGATIQIEPGVILQALSPGPVLSEDEPDEDANALILRLTSPGLRVLFLGETTETTLGALMTNGAGLRADVAQIALPANAAPAGQPVLAELLLIAQPTLLVVTPTSASTRSTGPPAPAPPGAIRTLSVATTGALALAADRSRWWFES
- a CDS encoding helix-hairpin-helix domain-containing protein codes for the protein MLGVVTGMGKHIPSDYDWSWWPGDPDGAPPSRLEDVEEPETVAASAPMRVVPADPPFFDDAPAAKRPLARSRRYRRAERQRRLARIAAPLLLLGLVAALVVVIRLPDASAAQPTIAQSDEIQAYIVGAVAHPGVYVLRSGDRVYKLIAAAGGLTKDADLARINQAAYVADGEEVFVPRVGQSFPSGLADGGPGKVNINTATAEDMDALLPISLTTAKKIVDYRDAHGPYTTITQLLNVMSRTTFDKIKDFITV
- a CDS encoding DUF433 domain-containing protein; the protein is MSRPEIISDPEIMLGKPMIAGTRITVEFILEQLAAGETIEQIMDGYELTREQIQAALLFAAELARIDTIHPIEPASV